The Vallitalea longa genome includes a region encoding these proteins:
- a CDS encoding HpcH/HpaI aldolase family protein, producing MDKILNNFRKKLSNGEGLIGPFMKTGDPAFVECAGFGGFDFAILDMEHGPMNVLQLQNLIRAAQCSNIMPIVRVPDYSESSIGKALDVGALGIQVPQVTNSDTAKEAIRVAKFAPQGDRGVCRYVRAAKYTATDRYEYFKNANDNIVILQLEGNDAINNIDDILEVEGIDIIFIGPYDLSQSLGYPGQVDHPEVINKMKFIVNKAKSKNIAVGIFVDDLKAAKMWREQGIQYISYSVDVGMFYEQCKNIVNDFR from the coding sequence ATGGACAAAATATTAAATAATTTCAGAAAAAAACTTAGTAATGGAGAAGGTCTTATAGGTCCGTTCATGAAAACTGGAGATCCTGCATTTGTTGAATGTGCTGGTTTCGGAGGTTTTGATTTTGCCATTTTAGATATGGAACATGGACCAATGAATGTACTCCAATTACAGAATCTGATTAGAGCTGCTCAGTGTTCCAATATAATGCCAATAGTAAGAGTACCTGATTATTCAGAAAGCTCAATCGGCAAAGCATTAGATGTAGGAGCATTAGGGATTCAAGTACCACAGGTAACTAATAGTGATACAGCGAAAGAAGCTATTAGGGTTGCTAAATTTGCACCACAAGGAGATAGAGGAGTCTGTAGATATGTTAGAGCAGCTAAATATACTGCGACTGATAGATATGAATATTTTAAAAATGCAAATGATAATATAGTTATTTTACAGCTTGAAGGAAATGATGCAATTAATAATATAGATGATATTTTAGAAGTTGAAGGGATTGATATTATATTCATAGGTCCTTATGATTTATCACAATCATTGGGATATCCAGGACAAGTTGATCATCCTGAAGTTATTAATAAAATGAAATTCATAGTTAATAAAGCAAAATCAAAAAATATTGCGGTAGGTATTTTCGTAGATGATTTAAAAGCAGCTAAAATGTGGAGAGAACAGGGAATTCAATATATTTCATATTCTGTTGATGTGGGAATGTTTTATGAGCAATGTAAAAATATTGTAAATGACTTTAGATAA
- a CDS encoding FadR/GntR family transcriptional regulator: MIIKQNISDQVFNEFKKNIESGVWKQGENIPSEGDLTEMYNVSRISVRNAIQRLVSLGWLETQQGKRTYVKEKTLKDIINTDLPTILLDDNEMIKVVEFRKIIEVESAAIAAKNATSENIANLEQRLANMGKLDINSKEFSILDLEFHIEIARATKNDLIVEVMTLLKKTLINNVSKLNKMAEDKDTMYFHEKIFEAIKNKDPEEAKKAMTMHMDYNFEQVKNKNK; encoded by the coding sequence ATGATTATTAAACAAAATATTTCTGATCAAGTTTTTAATGAATTCAAAAAAAACATTGAAAGCGGTGTTTGGAAACAGGGAGAGAACATTCCTTCAGAAGGTGATTTGACAGAAATGTATAATGTCAGCCGTATATCAGTTAGGAATGCAATTCAACGATTAGTTTCATTAGGCTGGTTGGAAACACAACAAGGTAAAAGAACTTATGTAAAAGAGAAAACATTAAAAGATATAATTAATACTGATTTACCTACAATATTATTAGATGATAATGAAATGATTAAGGTCGTGGAGTTCAGAAAAATAATTGAAGTAGAATCTGCTGCAATTGCTGCTAAGAATGCTACTTCAGAAAATATTGCTAATCTAGAGCAACGATTAGCTAATATGGGTAAACTGGATATAAATAGTAAAGAATTTTCAATACTAGACTTAGAATTTCACATTGAAATAGCTAGAGCTACAAAGAATGACTTAATTGTTGAGGTAATGACACTATTAAAGAAAACCCTTATTAATAATGTTAGTAAATTGAACAAAATGGCTGAAGACAAAGATACCATGTACTTCCATGAAAAAATATTTGAAGCAATTAAAAACAAAGATCCAGAAGAAGCAAAAAAAGCTATGACAATGCATATGGATTATAATTTTGAACAGGTTAAAAACAAAAATAAATAG
- the dgoD gene encoding galactonate dehydratase: MKITKLETFHVKPRWLFLKISTDEGICGYGEPVVEGKSKTVETLVHSFGKMLIGKNPCDIEYLWQLMYRGSFYRGGAVIVSAISGIEQALWDIKGKYYKMPVYEMLGGKVRNKIRVYPHLNGNYPDPGDDSIEAWVKYALNRKKEGFNFIKIPMGGPMKYLESTESINEYVGKIRKLREAVGDDMDLALDFHGRVSPALAIRFCKELESVHPAFIEEPVLPENVDALVKVKESTTIPIATGERVFTKWGFREVIEKQAAAIIQPDCCHAGGILEIKKIAAMAEAYYCGVAPHNPLGPISLAACLQIDACIPNFVIQEYPGYYNGWDIGKEYLNKPFEVKNGYIDVPTGYGLGIEVNEESLKEMSYDGEWDSPLFFDPDDNSLADW, encoded by the coding sequence ATGAAGATAACTAAATTAGAAACATTTCATGTAAAACCAAGATGGCTTTTTCTAAAGATATCTACAGACGAAGGAATTTGTGGTTATGGAGAACCAGTTGTAGAAGGGAAAAGCAAGACGGTAGAAACTTTAGTTCATTCATTCGGCAAAATGTTAATTGGTAAGAATCCATGTGATATTGAATATCTATGGCAACTCATGTATAGAGGTTCTTTCTATAGAGGGGGCGCAGTAATAGTCAGTGCCATCAGTGGTATAGAACAAGCTTTATGGGATATAAAAGGTAAATACTATAAAATGCCTGTATATGAGATGCTTGGGGGCAAAGTTAGGAATAAGATCAGAGTTTATCCTCACTTGAACGGTAATTATCCAGACCCTGGTGATGATAGTATAGAGGCATGGGTCAAATATGCTTTGAATAGAAAGAAAGAAGGATTCAATTTCATTAAGATACCTATGGGTGGTCCAATGAAATATCTGGAAAGTACAGAATCAATTAATGAATATGTTGGAAAAATACGTAAATTAAGAGAAGCAGTAGGAGATGATATGGACTTAGCACTTGATTTCCATGGACGGGTTTCACCTGCCTTGGCCATCAGATTCTGCAAGGAACTTGAGTCAGTTCATCCAGCATTTATAGAAGAGCCAGTTTTACCAGAGAATGTTGATGCTCTAGTTAAAGTAAAAGAGTCTACAACTATACCTATTGCAACAGGTGAAAGAGTCTTCACTAAATGGGGATTCAGAGAAGTCATAGAAAAACAGGCAGCAGCAATTATTCAACCAGATTGTTGTCACGCTGGGGGAATTCTAGAGATCAAGAAGATAGCGGCTATGGCAGAAGCTTATTATTGCGGGGTAGCGCCACATAATCCACTCGGACCTATTTCTCTAGCGGCATGTCTACAAATCGATGCTTGTATACCAAACTTCGTTATTCAAGAATATCCAGGATACTATAATGGATGGGATATAGGAAAAGAATATCTTAATAAACCTTTTGAAGTTAAGAATGGATATATTGATGTACCAACAGGCTATGGTCTTGGTATTGAAGTGAATGAAGAGAGCTTAAAAGAGATGAGTTATGATGGAGAATGGGACTCTCCATTGTTCTTTGATCCAGACGACAACTCTTTAGCTGATTGGTAG
- a CDS encoding copper amine oxidase N-terminal domain-containing protein, which yields MRKSIKVVLSLVLIFTLSTTLSASSLIRDITGKENKGITVKYNNQVQNLKDGNGSPVYPVIINGSTYLPVRAIADMLGADITWEGETKTIYITGNKDVDSAVPTDLPSTTNNNSSNSSKKETSKPQENTSSSQYPATSNAGTKDDPIEMRTSYTYNYTDGWENNVTNADYTVTITDVDPLTRDDIEDLGFQKPEENALYEYVMVTIKVDVNNATYEGENSYYLSNYLPQINNVETNEGNWVVGHWHFGFKGCLKDAVENVTTSGKYDMMKVHPNESKSYSAEGNVIVTVIKNSKNLLSIEDGDNSRDLAYFKLY from the coding sequence ATGAGGAAGAGTATTAAAGTAGTATTATCATTAGTTCTTATTTTTACACTATCAACAACGTTATCAGCAAGTTCATTAATTAGAGATATAACTGGAAAAGAAAACAAAGGGATAACAGTAAAGTACAATAATCAAGTTCAAAATCTGAAAGACGGTAACGGAAGTCCAGTATATCCAGTAATTATTAATGGTTCTACATATCTTCCAGTTAGAGCGATAGCAGATATGTTAGGTGCAGATATTACTTGGGAAGGAGAAACAAAAACAATCTATATTACAGGAAACAAAGATGTAGATAGTGCTGTACCTACTGATTTACCATCTACTACTAATAATAATAGTTCTAATTCAAGTAAGAAAGAAACAAGCAAACCACAAGAAAATACTTCATCTAGTCAATATCCAGCAACAAGTAATGCAGGAACAAAAGATGATCCAATTGAAATGAGAACATCATATACATACAATTACACTGATGGATGGGAAAATAATGTTACAAATGCAGATTATACAGTGACTATTACAGATGTTGATCCTCTTACTAGAGATGATATAGAAGATCTAGGGTTTCAAAAACCTGAAGAAAATGCTTTATATGAGTATGTTATGGTTACTATAAAGGTAGACGTTAATAATGCAACATATGAAGGAGAAAATTCTTACTATCTAAGTAATTATTTACCACAGATTAATAATGTCGAGACTAACGAAGGAAATTGGGTTGTAGGTCATTGGCATTTTGGTTTCAAAGGATGTTTAAAAGATGCAGTTGAAAATGTAACAACTTCAGGTAAGTATGACATGATGAAGGTTCATCCAAATGAAAGCAAAAGTTACAGTGCTGAAGGTAATGTTATAGTTACAGTAATTAAAAATTCAAAAAATCTTTTATCCATAGAAGATGGAGATAATTCACGTGATCTTGCTTATTTCAAATTATATTAA
- a CDS encoding carbohydrate ABC transporter permease: MDIEKGESMRLFKYRTTNVNRMGYSFILPNLIVMLILITYPVFRGLYISLFNTNLINKWKFVGFNNYTDVLFNSEFYSSVWITLKFTFFVVLGHFIIGFILSHILNKNIKGITLFRAILIMPWLIPESVLAMVFKWLFNPVYGLVNHLLMKLSIISEPLSWLGDGKYAFFIAVMVCIWKGFPMIMMMILAGLQSIPKTLYEAGQIDGASNWQKFIYITIPSIKHILATALILDTVWWFKHYTIVWVLTQGGPGSATSLISIDIYKTNFEYFKFGKGSATAILVFFICFAIGKIYERVFKANED; this comes from the coding sequence ATGGACATAGAAAAGGGTGAATCAATGCGATTATTTAAATACAGAACAACAAACGTTAATAGGATGGGATATTCTTTTATTTTACCTAATTTAATAGTAATGCTTATTCTGATTACATATCCTGTATTTAGAGGTTTGTATATAAGTCTGTTTAACACAAATCTAATTAATAAGTGGAAGTTTGTTGGGTTTAACAATTATACCGATGTCTTATTCAATAGTGAGTTTTATTCATCTGTTTGGATAACATTGAAGTTTACATTCTTTGTTGTATTAGGACATTTCATCATTGGGTTTATACTTTCACATATATTAAATAAAAACATAAAAGGAATCACATTATTTAGAGCTATACTTATAATGCCATGGCTTATTCCTGAATCTGTACTGGCAATGGTTTTTAAATGGCTATTCAATCCTGTATATGGTTTAGTCAATCATTTATTAATGAAATTATCAATCATTTCAGAACCTTTATCATGGCTGGGAGATGGAAAATATGCATTCTTTATTGCAGTAATGGTTTGTATTTGGAAGGGTTTCCCTATGATTATGATGATGATTCTAGCTGGTTTACAAAGTATTCCTAAAACACTATATGAAGCTGGTCAGATAGATGGAGCTTCCAATTGGCAGAAATTTATCTATATAACAATTCCAAGTATAAAACACATACTTGCTACAGCATTGATATTAGATACTGTATGGTGGTTTAAGCATTACACTATTGTTTGGGTATTAACCCAGGGAGGACCTGGAAGTGCTACATCATTGATAAGTATCGACATATATAAAACCAATTTTGAGTATTTTAAATTCGGTAAAGGTTCTGCTACTGCAATACTTGTATTCTTTATCTGTTTTGCTATAGGGAAAATATATGAAAGGGTGTTTAAAGCTAATGAAGACTAA
- a CDS encoding mandelate racemase/muconate lactonizing enzyme family protein, translating to MKIKDIKTHVLHAKLKQPFCFSQWWYDTRTTCIVEIITEDGITGWGECYGPSTVIQEIINVYKEYLIGEDPREIDRHWEYLYNRYRDYGQKGLIVEAISGIDIALWDIFGKSVGLPVYKLLGGANRKEIQAYATGFYPEKAEDPIKILQKEAEDYMNAGFKAMKMKVGFGVNKDYELVKAIRQVIGMDIELMIDANHAYDSVEAIKLGRKLEDMNIGWFEEPVPPEDLRGYEECKNALNIPIAGGECEFTRFGFKDILANRVIDIIQPDTCSAGGLSECKKIAVMANAFGVRYNPHSWGTGIGLAANLHLLANLPYNPLSMNPVSPMLEFDQTEHPYRLKLIDNTIFHTNGYVKVPTGAGLGIEVNRKVLEKYKIK from the coding sequence ATGAAGATAAAAGACATCAAAACACATGTTTTACATGCAAAACTTAAACAACCATTCTGTTTTTCTCAATGGTGGTACGATACAAGAACAACATGTATAGTTGAAATAATTACTGAGGATGGTATTACTGGATGGGGTGAATGTTATGGTCCATCAACTGTAATACAAGAAATTATTAATGTTTATAAAGAATATTTAATTGGAGAAGACCCAAGGGAAATAGATAGACATTGGGAATATCTATATAACAGATATCGTGACTATGGACAGAAAGGACTAATCGTAGAAGCTATAAGTGGTATTGATATTGCTCTATGGGATATATTCGGAAAGAGCGTTGGATTACCAGTTTATAAATTACTTGGTGGAGCTAACAGAAAAGAAATACAAGCTTATGCAACTGGTTTTTATCCTGAAAAAGCAGAGGATCCTATAAAAATATTACAAAAAGAAGCAGAAGACTATATGAATGCTGGTTTTAAAGCTATGAAAATGAAAGTCGGATTTGGTGTTAATAAAGATTATGAATTAGTTAAAGCCATTCGACAAGTAATAGGAATGGATATCGAGCTTATGATTGACGCCAATCATGCTTATGATTCAGTGGAAGCGATTAAATTAGGAAGAAAACTGGAGGATATGAATATTGGTTGGTTTGAAGAACCAGTACCTCCTGAAGATCTGAGAGGATATGAAGAGTGTAAAAATGCACTAAATATACCAATTGCTGGTGGTGAATGTGAATTTACTAGGTTCGGATTCAAAGATATTCTAGCAAATAGGGTGATTGATATAATTCAACCAGATACATGTTCTGCTGGAGGTTTATCCGAATGTAAAAAAATTGCGGTAATGGCTAATGCTTTTGGCGTGAGATATAATCCTCACAGCTGGGGTACAGGTATCGGATTAGCAGCAAACTTACATCTACTAGCTAATTTACCATATAATCCACTATCAATGAATCCAGTATCACCTATGTTGGAATTTGATCAAACAGAGCATCCTTACAGATTGAAATTAATAGACAATACCATATTTCATACTAACGGATATGTTAAAGTTCCAACAGGTGCAGGATTAGGTATAGAAGTTAATAGAAAAGTTTTGGAGAAATATAAAATCAAATAA
- a CDS encoding aldehyde dehydrogenase family protein, with protein MYKQYINGSCIEGDGSIIKVVNPATEEIVTEFKGASSVQTETALTAAYKAFKTWSKLSINERNTWIEKLRIKLLEEKNNMVNILISETGKTTEDAEYDFGMLILCLSYYQEEAKRVYGETIPDYDDNFKNIIVKKPRGVIAAHLAWNFPLLNVGYKLGPSLASGCTCILKPSKETPLTTLYIGKVAESIDFPEGVINIISGLSSEVAATINGSKIPSLITLIGSTETGLKIVEQSSTSIKHFSLELGGNAPAVVTEHAKIEDAAKKLVDLKFTNAGQVCVSPNRIFVHSSVYDTFIKYAKEFAEKVVLGAGSDEGAMMGPLLTDRARTRMLGLIEDAVNHGAKVITGGKKPEDHDKGYYLLPTILTDVDKDMKVYREEIFGPIMGIAKFDTIEEVIEKANDTEYGLTSYVFSENLSEVMKLSEAIDAGTVCVNEPYYAINQPHGGVKQSGIGKDCSKYSLEEYFTLKRISLRV; from the coding sequence TTGTATAAACAATATATTAATGGTTCATGTATTGAAGGTGATGGATCAATAATTAAAGTTGTCAATCCAGCAACTGAGGAAATTGTTACTGAGTTTAAAGGTGCATCATCAGTTCAGACAGAAACAGCTTTGACAGCTGCTTATAAAGCATTTAAAACTTGGTCGAAACTTTCAATAAATGAAAGAAATACTTGGATAGAAAAGTTGAGAATCAAACTATTAGAAGAAAAAAATAATATGGTAAATATTTTGATAAGCGAGACTGGAAAAACAACTGAAGATGCAGAATATGATTTCGGGATGCTTATACTTTGTCTATCATATTATCAAGAAGAAGCAAAAAGAGTATATGGAGAGACAATACCAGATTATGATGATAATTTTAAAAATATAATTGTTAAAAAACCGAGAGGTGTTATAGCTGCACATTTAGCATGGAATTTTCCACTTCTTAATGTTGGTTATAAATTAGGACCTTCATTAGCCTCTGGATGTACTTGTATATTAAAACCGTCTAAGGAGACTCCACTAACGACTTTATATATAGGTAAAGTTGCAGAGTCAATAGATTTTCCAGAAGGTGTCATTAACATTATATCTGGTTTATCTTCTGAAGTTGCTGCTACAATAAATGGAAGTAAGATTCCAAGTCTAATTACTTTGATAGGTTCTACTGAAACAGGACTTAAGATAGTAGAACAGTCATCAACTTCAATTAAACATTTTTCATTGGAATTAGGTGGAAATGCACCGGCTGTTGTAACTGAACATGCTAAGATTGAAGATGCAGCCAAGAAACTTGTTGACTTGAAATTTACTAATGCAGGTCAAGTATGTGTATCTCCTAACAGAATTTTTGTTCATAGCAGTGTATATGATACATTTATTAAATATGCTAAAGAATTTGCTGAGAAAGTTGTATTGGGAGCAGGATCAGATGAAGGAGCCATGATGGGGCCACTTCTAACTGATAGAGCTAGAACAAGAATGTTAGGACTTATAGAAGATGCTGTCAACCATGGTGCAAAAGTTATAACAGGCGGTAAAAAACCAGAAGACCATGATAAAGGATATTATTTGTTACCTACTATACTCACAGATGTAGATAAAGATATGAAAGTATATAGAGAAGAGATTTTCGGTCCGATTATGGGCATTGCTAAGTTTGACACTATTGAAGAAGTAATTGAAAAAGCAAATGATACTGAGTATGGTTTAACTTCATATGTGTTCTCAGAGAATTTATCTGAAGTAATGAAATTATCTGAAGCTATTGATGCAGGAACAGTGTGTGTAAATGAGCCATATTATGCTATCAATCAACCTCATGGTGGAGTAAAACAAAGTGGTATCGGAAAAGATTGTTCAAAATATAGTCTTGAAGAGTATTTTACATTAAAAAGAATTTCTTTAAGAGTATAA
- a CDS encoding carbohydrate ABC transporter permease, with protein MKTKKVTRNIGYYIILALFSLMVLIPVLWMVSTAFKPEVETFTIPPRWIPENPTLDSFRNIRTAYPFFTQLKNSFIVVVGSTIITVIFACFSGYGVTRFKFKGRKQFMSFLLVTQMFPSIMVLVPFYTILNKLNLINTYWGLIVVYVSMSIAFATWMITSFFKSIPISLDEAAIIDGCTRFQVFWKIVLPLTIPGLVSICIYCFINGWNEYMFASTFVTTEEMKTITVGIAELSGQYKILWNDMMAASLVASVPLVVLFVFLQKYFISGMTAGAVKN; from the coding sequence ATGAAGACTAAAAAAGTTACTAGAAATATTGGATATTATATAATTTTAGCTCTATTTTCTTTAATGGTTTTGATACCGGTTTTATGGATGGTTTCTACAGCTTTCAAACCAGAAGTTGAGACATTTACTATTCCACCTAGATGGATTCCAGAAAATCCGACATTAGATTCATTTAGAAATATAAGAACTGCATACCCTTTCTTTACTCAATTGAAGAATAGTTTCATAGTTGTGGTCGGTTCAACAATAATTACAGTTATTTTTGCATGTTTTTCAGGATATGGAGTAACTAGATTCAAATTCAAAGGTAGAAAACAATTCATGTCCTTTTTATTGGTAACACAAATGTTTCCATCAATCATGGTTTTGGTACCATTCTATACAATATTGAATAAGTTGAATTTGATTAATACGTATTGGGGACTAATTGTTGTATATGTATCTATGTCAATAGCTTTTGCAACATGGATGATAACCAGTTTCTTTAAATCAATACCAATTTCACTTGATGAAGCTGCTATAATTGATGGTTGTACAAGGTTCCAAGTTTTCTGGAAGATAGTATTACCGTTAACTATTCCTGGATTAGTTTCAATATGTATTTATTGTTTTATAAATGGATGGAATGAATACATGTTTGCATCAACTTTTGTGACAACAGAAGAAATGAAGACAATAACAGTTGGAATTGCAGAATTAAGTGGGCAATATAAGATACTATGGAATGATATGATGGCAGCATCTTTGGTTGCAAGTGTACCTCTAGTTGTATTATTTGTTTTCTTACAAAAGTACTTCATAAGTGGAATGACTGCTGGAGCGGTTAAAAATTAG
- a CDS encoding copper amine oxidase N-terminal domain-containing protein encodes MRKSIKAIVSLVLIFALSTSLSASSLIRDITGKENKGITVKYNNQVQNLKDGNGNPVYPVIINGSTYLPVRAIADMLGADITWEGNTKTIYITGNGAKKDVDGAVPTDLPSTGNSSSSNANKQETSKSQNNTSSSNQFTATSNTGTFEDPINLGTAYSYNYNTGYGNNIANADYTVTIKNVEPITRDDIQDLGFVRPDENAIIDYAMITIKVDVTNATYQGDEDYYFLSMYEPRIFNIKTTEGNGMVSDMDFGFNGCLSNAIDKATRSSENKMMVVHENESKSYSAEGNVIVGVYKNSKNLLSIKNGEDYDDLAYFKLY; translated from the coding sequence ATGAGAAAAAGTATAAAAGCAATAGTATCATTAGTTCTTATTTTCGCATTGTCAACATCTCTATCAGCAAGTTCATTAATTAGAGATATAACAGGAAAAGAAAATAAAGGAATAACCGTAAAGTACAATAATCAAGTTCAAAATTTAAAAGACGGTAATGGGAACCCAGTATATCCAGTAATCATCAATGGTTCCACATATCTTCCAGTTAGAGCAATAGCAGATATGTTAGGTGCAGATATTACATGGGAAGGAAATACGAAAACAATTTATATTACAGGAAATGGAGCTAAAAAAGATGTAGACGGTGCTGTACCTACTGATTTACCTTCAACTGGTAATAGTAGCAGTTCCAATGCAAATAAACAAGAAACAAGTAAATCACAAAATAATACTTCATCATCTAATCAATTTACAGCAACTAGTAATACAGGAACATTTGAAGATCCAATTAATCTAGGAACTGCATATTCATATAATTATAATACAGGATATGGAAATAATATTGCAAATGCAGATTATACAGTAACTATTAAAAATGTTGAACCTATAACTAGAGATGATATACAAGATTTAGGTTTTGTAAGACCAGATGAAAATGCTATAATAGACTATGCTATGATTACTATAAAAGTAGATGTTACTAATGCAACATATCAAGGAGATGAAGACTATTACTTTTTGAGTATGTACGAGCCTAGGATTTTCAATATTAAAACTACCGAAGGAAATGGTATGGTTAGTGATATGGATTTTGGGTTTAATGGTTGTTTAAGTAATGCAATTGATAAAGCAACAAGATCATCAGAAAATAAGATGATGGTGGTGCATGAAAATGAAAGTAAAAGTTATAGTGCTGAAGGTAATGTGATAGTTGGTGTGTATAAGAATTCAAAAAATCTTTTAAGCATAAAAAATGGAGAAGACTATGACGATCTTGCCTATTTTAAATTATATTAA
- a CDS encoding ABC transporter substrate-binding protein, whose product MKKLTAIALVVLLLTSVFTGCASKKDENKDQQADGGDKKVTIRIMSSTITESPEGDIEQDIADEYMKLHPNVTIKYEGVPVNEIPKKITTLATNNSLPDAFFNPPQFIPVSYEMDILAPINELVDEEYMNGFTESSVKDNTINGDLAVFPWYSIPSAIVYRTDWLEETGKEEPTNWEEFLDVAKAMTKDSDGDGNIDRWGFSMVGTRNGSGEARFMTIARNFGVDDVYLNGDKWETGLTTDNLKNALKYFTDLHNEYGVVPPGPTETGYPEAANYFATGKTGMMLTGSNAIGLITSQNPELADKIGSFMVPAGERQVNYIISEGYSITDTSENKDVVVDYLKFMVDKKNSLTFSKATGRLPIRTESSSDEFFQQATFRGFIQALDKPYSQAQFPRYTEVLDIIGEAYTVIMANKVDMDDVMKNIEEKMTEVLDEVNNQ is encoded by the coding sequence ATGAAAAAATTAACTGCAATTGCATTAGTGGTATTGTTATTAACATCAGTATTTACGGGGTGTGCATCTAAGAAAGATGAAAATAAAGATCAACAAGCTGATGGTGGGGATAAAAAAGTGACTATTAGGATTATGTCATCAACAATTACAGAATCACCTGAAGGTGATATTGAACAAGATATAGCTGATGAATATATGAAACTTCATCCTAATGTTACTATCAAGTATGAAGGGGTACCTGTTAATGAAATTCCTAAGAAAATAACTACTTTAGCAACTAACAACAGTTTACCAGATGCTTTCTTCAATCCACCACAATTTATTCCTGTTTCATATGAAATGGATATCTTAGCTCCTATCAATGAATTGGTGGACGAAGAATATATGAATGGATTTACTGAAAGTTCCGTAAAAGATAATACTATTAATGGAGATCTTGCTGTATTCCCTTGGTATTCGATTCCTTCAGCTATTGTTTATAGAACTGATTGGTTAGAGGAAACAGGTAAAGAAGAACCAACTAATTGGGAAGAATTTTTGGATGTAGCCAAAGCAATGACAAAAGACAGTGATGGTGATGGAAACATAGATAGATGGGGCTTCAGTATGGTTGGAACCAGAAATGGTTCTGGAGAAGCTAGGTTCATGACTATCGCTAGAAATTTCGGTGTAGATGATGTTTACCTTAATGGTGATAAATGGGAAACAGGATTGACAACAGATAATTTGAAGAATGCTCTAAAATATTTTACAGATTTACATAATGAATATGGAGTTGTACCTCCAGGACCAACAGAAACAGGATATCCTGAAGCGGCTAACTATTTTGCAACAGGAAAAACTGGAATGATGTTGACTGGTTCCAATGCCATAGGACTTATTACATCTCAAAATCCAGAGTTAGCAGATAAGATTGGTAGTTTTATGGTACCAGCTGGAGAGAGACAAGTAAATTATATAATTTCAGAAGGATATAGTATTACAGATACCTCAGAGAACAAAGATGTTGTTGTTGATTATCTAAAATTCATGGTAGACAAGAAAAATTCATTGACTTTCTCTAAAGCTACTGGAAGATTACCAATCAGAACAGAATCATCATCTGATGAATTCTTTCAACAGGCAACATTCAGAGGATTTATTCAAGCTCTTGACAAACCATATAGCCAAGCTCAGTTCCCAAGATACACAGAAGTTCTAGATATCATTGGAGAAGCGTATACAGTTATTATGGCTAACAAGGTTGATATGGATGATGTAATGAAAAACATTGAAGAAAAAATGACAGAAGTTCTTGACGAAGTTAATAATCAATAA